In one Streptomyces sp. T12 genomic region, the following are encoded:
- a CDS encoding acyltransferase domain-containing protein: MRGHSRLLTLSAPTPAVLERATDALAQQLDTLDDAGFAQLPDVPDVPVSMQQCVRRATVANSAADAARRLRRRDPRRVFTGGPGTRQSPVFLCSGVGDQYPGLGSGLHRCLPAFRREVDRCIQLLAADHGLDLRPVLFPPDTAADPTAVPGDGRPDLADLFDRKETTGEIHRTVTAQPLMFVLQYALARALTSLGARPAALAGYSVGEYAAACVAGVFPLADALHLVTRRARLVDALPAGAMLTVAAGVQTVRPYLAGPVSLAALNGPEQTVLSGPVEAMEEAAQELTAAGVACRRLATSHAFHSAMTRPLTEPLEELLAGMPLRPPDLPMLSNVTGTWLRDDEATNPAHWARQLSRTIRFADQLAELWRLPGPLLIELGPGQTLARLALQHPSRPADATAAVVQTLPGQFESRTERELLLTAVGRLWTAGMEIDWPALRGE; the protein is encoded by the coding sequence GTGAGGGGACACTCCCGTCTGCTGACGCTCTCCGCGCCGACCCCCGCCGTCCTGGAGCGGGCCACCGACGCGCTCGCGCAGCAGCTCGACACCCTGGACGACGCCGGCTTCGCACAGCTTCCGGACGTACCGGACGTACCGGTGTCGATGCAGCAGTGCGTGCGGCGTGCGACGGTCGCGAACTCGGCGGCCGACGCGGCCAGGCGGCTGCGCAGGCGGGACCCCCGCAGAGTGTTCACCGGCGGCCCTGGCACACGGCAGTCCCCTGTGTTCCTGTGCTCCGGCGTAGGCGACCAGTATCCCGGACTGGGCTCCGGCCTTCACCGGTGCCTGCCGGCCTTCCGCCGTGAGGTCGACCGCTGCATCCAGCTGCTCGCCGCCGACCACGGCCTGGACCTGCGCCCGGTGCTGTTCCCGCCGGACACCGCCGCGGACCCGACCGCGGTGCCCGGTGACGGCCGCCCCGACCTGGCCGACCTCTTCGACCGGAAGGAGACGACCGGAGAGATCCACCGCACGGTCACTGCCCAGCCTCTGATGTTCGTGCTGCAGTACGCGCTGGCCCGGGCCCTCACCTCCCTGGGCGCCCGGCCTGCCGCCCTGGCCGGCTACAGCGTCGGCGAGTACGCCGCTGCCTGCGTCGCCGGGGTGTTCCCGCTGGCGGACGCCCTGCACCTGGTCACCCGCCGTGCCCGGCTCGTCGACGCCCTGCCCGCCGGCGCGATGCTCACCGTTGCCGCCGGGGTGCAGACCGTGCGGCCGTACCTCGCAGGACCGGTGTCGCTCGCCGCACTGAACGGCCCTGAGCAGACCGTACTGTCCGGGCCGGTCGAAGCGATGGAGGAGGCCGCGCAGGAGCTGACCGCCGCCGGCGTGGCCTGTCGGCGACTGGCGACCTCGCACGCCTTCCACTCGGCGATGACGCGGCCGCTGACCGAGCCTCTGGAGGAGCTGCTCGCCGGTATGCCGCTGCGGCCACCGGACCTGCCCATGCTGTCCAACGTGACCGGGACGTGGCTGCGCGACGATGAGGCGACCAACCCCGCCCACTGGGCTCGGCAGCTGAGCCGCACCATCCGGTTCGCCGACCAGCTGGCCGAACTCTGGCGGCTGCCCGGCCCGCTGCTGATCGAACTGGGCCCCGGGCAGACGCTGGCCAGGCTCGCCCTGCAGCACCCGAGCCGGCCGGCCGACGCGACAGCGGCAGTCGTACAGACCCTGCCGGGCCAGTTCGAGAGCCGTACGGAACGCGAACTCCTGCTCACCGCGGTGGGACGGCTGTGGACCGCTGGGATGGAGATCGACTGGCCCGCGCTGCGCGGGGAGTGA
- a CDS encoding MFS transporter — MNRKGLWGAPDFLRLWAAQSISETGSQIGQLAVPLLAIGTLDASATELGFLTSARMLPFLLLALPAGALLDRMRRLPVLVVSDVCRALLLASVPVAYALDVLSLGQLYVAVLLVGAFTVAFDISYQSYLPTLVRREELADANAKLTASSSVAEMAGPAAAGVLAGAVGAAATVLLDALSFVASGLLCRAIRHEEPAPQTTGSASLGSLRKEIREGLGFVLRQPVLRSVAAAASLINLASSMLMVLLTLYMVRTLDYSSTMVGVVFSVGGVGLVIGALCTSRLIERLGYGRSITGGVVLCAVGMAVLPAASPQSSLPFLVGGQFLFGFGVPLFNIAQVTLRQSITPERLRGRMNASMRFVIWSTIAVGGPLAGFVAEAAGTRAAIVVAAAVGALSWLPLLGSPVLALRELPEVHAET; from the coding sequence GTGAACCGCAAGGGTTTATGGGGTGCTCCGGACTTCCTGCGCCTGTGGGCCGCCCAGTCGATCAGCGAGACGGGGTCCCAGATCGGCCAGCTGGCGGTTCCCCTGCTCGCGATCGGCACCCTGGATGCCTCCGCCACCGAACTGGGTTTCCTCACCAGCGCCCGCATGCTGCCGTTCCTCCTGCTCGCGCTGCCGGCGGGGGCGCTGCTGGACCGGATGCGCCGGCTGCCGGTGCTCGTCGTGTCCGACGTGTGCCGTGCGTTGCTGCTGGCAAGCGTGCCGGTGGCGTACGCACTGGACGTGCTCTCGCTCGGCCAGCTCTATGTCGCCGTGCTGCTCGTCGGGGCCTTCACCGTTGCCTTCGACATCTCCTACCAGAGCTATCTGCCCACCCTGGTGCGGCGGGAGGAGCTGGCCGATGCCAACGCCAAGCTCACCGCGAGCAGTTCGGTGGCCGAGATGGCGGGGCCGGCCGCGGCCGGCGTCCTCGCCGGCGCCGTCGGAGCCGCCGCGACCGTGCTGCTGGACGCGCTCAGCTTTGTTGCCTCGGGTCTGCTGTGCCGGGCGATCCGGCACGAGGAGCCCGCCCCGCAGACCACCGGCTCCGCGAGCTTGGGGTCGTTGCGCAAGGAAATCCGCGAAGGCCTCGGCTTCGTCCTGCGGCAGCCCGTGCTCCGCTCGGTGGCCGCCGCAGCCAGTCTGATCAACCTGGCCTCGTCGATGCTCATGGTGCTCCTGACGCTGTACATGGTGCGCACGCTCGACTACTCCTCCACCATGGTCGGGGTGGTCTTCTCGGTCGGCGGTGTGGGCCTGGTGATCGGGGCTCTGTGCACAAGTCGCCTCATCGAGCGTCTGGGGTACGGCCGTTCGATCACGGGCGGTGTCGTGCTCTGCGCGGTCGGGATGGCCGTGCTCCCCGCCGCGTCACCGCAGTCGTCGCTTCCGTTCCTCGTCGGCGGCCAGTTCCTGTTCGGCTTCGGCGTGCCGCTGTTCAACATCGCTCAGGTGACGCTGCGGCAGTCCATCACGCCCGAACGGCTGCGCGGGCGGATGAACGCCTCGATGCGGTTCGTCATCTGGAGCACGATCGCGGTCGGCGGCCCGTTGGCGGGCTTCGTCGCCGAAGCGGCGGGGACGCGGGCCGCCATTGTGGTCGCCGCGGCGGTCGGCGCCCTGTCCTGGCTCCCGCTGCTGGGATCACCGGTGCTCGCGCTGCGCGAGCTTCCCGAGGTGCACGCGGAGACGTGA
- a CDS encoding condensation domain-containing protein gives MRTTGRAPQIRPVDRGGPMPLSCSQERLWFLLHLHRGMRAYQFQATIELSGTLDTDALARALTEVVRRHEIYRTTFTDGPDGPRQVVHPPFPVELPVDDLCDAPDPEAAAREAIRQAVNVDVPFRQLPLVSWRLLRTAPERHILLHLEHHLIHDGWAFNVFVDELCALYTAYAVGKPSPLPEPGLQFADFAAWQRQWLDGPEAQRQLAYWTRQLDGVPHYLDLPTDRPRTRARRFTGDAPRFTVPACLADQARELARRERVSLFTVMLAAFEVMLHGWSGKDDFCVGTGMAARSRPETERLLGMLVNTVALRADLRGDPSFRDLLGRARMSILGALQSQDIPFDRVVAALRPQRLPGRQPLCEVMFAFHDSPLGPVRMPGLEVGVTVGVTNGSAKFDLGVIAIPRVEQAIGRGGGEESGDIEFIWEYDRDLFDAETIARVAGQYERMLAAVTENPLARVSALAQEREPR, from the coding sequence ATGCGCACCACCGGAAGGGCTCCGCAGATCCGCCCGGTCGACCGTGGCGGACCCATGCCCCTGTCGTGCTCGCAGGAGCGTTTGTGGTTCCTCCTGCACCTCCACCGGGGCATGCGCGCCTACCAGTTCCAGGCGACGATCGAACTCTCCGGGACCCTCGACACCGACGCCCTGGCCCGGGCCCTGACCGAAGTGGTCCGCAGGCACGAGATCTACCGCACGACCTTCACCGACGGGCCCGACGGCCCTCGACAGGTCGTGCACCCGCCGTTCCCCGTCGAGTTGCCCGTCGACGACCTCTGTGACGCCCCCGACCCCGAGGCAGCGGCGCGGGAGGCGATCCGCCAGGCGGTGAACGTGGACGTCCCCTTCCGGCAACTGCCCCTGGTGTCCTGGCGATTACTGCGGACCGCGCCCGAACGGCACATCCTGCTCCACCTGGAGCACCATCTGATCCACGACGGCTGGGCCTTCAACGTCTTCGTCGACGAACTGTGCGCCCTGTACACGGCCTACGCCGTCGGCAAGCCGTCGCCGCTGCCCGAACCCGGGCTCCAATTCGCCGACTTCGCCGCCTGGCAGCGGCAGTGGCTGGACGGACCGGAGGCGCAGCGGCAACTCGCCTACTGGACACGGCAGCTCGACGGCGTCCCTCACTACCTCGACCTGCCGACCGACCGTCCCCGCACCAGGGCGCGCCGGTTCACCGGTGACGCACCCCGGTTCACCGTCCCGGCCTGCCTCGCCGACCAGGCCCGTGAGCTGGCCAGGCGCGAACGCGTCTCCCTGTTCACGGTGATGCTCGCCGCGTTCGAGGTGATGCTGCACGGGTGGTCGGGAAAGGACGACTTCTGTGTGGGAACGGGTATGGCGGCGCGCAGTCGGCCCGAGACCGAGCGGCTGCTCGGCATGCTGGTCAACACCGTGGCGCTGCGCGCCGATCTGCGCGGCGACCCGTCCTTCCGCGACCTGCTCGGACGGGCGCGCATGAGCATCCTCGGCGCGCTGCAGAGCCAGGACATCCCGTTCGACCGCGTGGTCGCCGCACTGCGTCCACAGCGGCTGCCCGGCCGGCAGCCCCTGTGCGAGGTGATGTTCGCCTTCCACGACTCGCCTCTGGGTCCCGTGCGGATGCCGGGCCTGGAGGTCGGTGTGACCGTCGGCGTCACCAACGGCAGCGCCAAGTTCGATCTGGGCGTCATCGCGATACCCCGCGTCGAACAGGCGATCGGACGGGGTGGAGGAGAGGAGTCCGGGGACATCGAGTTCATCTGGGAGTACGACCGGGACCTGTTCGACGCCGAGACCATCGCACGGGTCGCCGGACAGTACGAGCGGATGCTCGCCGCGGTGACCGAGAACCCGCTGGCACGGGTGTCGGCCCTGGCGCAGGAGCGGGAGCCGAGATGA
- a CDS encoding acyl carrier protein, whose product MTDEDELLAVVRDAWAETLGIDADDVPIDEGFFDAGGNSLLLVMLWEQLCELTGTGLRATDLFQHPTVRAQVELLAGDL is encoded by the coding sequence ATGACCGACGAGGACGAACTGCTCGCCGTGGTGCGTGACGCCTGGGCCGAGACACTGGGCATCGACGCCGACGACGTACCGATCGACGAGGGCTTCTTCGACGCCGGCGGCAACTCGCTGCTGCTGGTGATGCTGTGGGAACAACTGTGCGAGCTGACCGGTACCGGTCTGCGGGCCACGGACCTCTTCCAGCACCCCACCGTGCGTGCCCAGGTGGAGCTCCTCGCGGGGGACCTGTGA
- a CDS encoding AMP-binding protein, whose protein sequence is MSGTLYQVFADTAGRRPDAPAVELPDRTLTYRRLGRAAEAVAELIRDAHPRVARVGLYASRSTVAFAGYLAALRLGAAVVPFHPDYPDSRNRRIREQAEVDLVVADAAVWKRRGQEWSAGLAVLSLTDDDVLAASPSGRLPAYRPDPEQLAYVLFTSGTTGRPKGIPIRHRQVLPFVRHCLARYEVGPGCRMSHTFDLTFDPSVHDLFVTWGGGAVLVVPDRSEMFSPVDYLTRRQLTHWFSVPSAVSVSGQLGQLPTGRATALRHSHFGGEQLTYDQVRAWRAVAPGTHIDNGYGPSEVSVGCAVFRLPRDPRQWPRTSNGTVPIGGVFDSLEHLVIEETGELCVRGPQRFDGYLDARDDAGRFLGHTGTGRPAPEHYFRTGDRVRLEHGQLVHLGRLDDQVKIRGHRVEPGEVEAALRQLPDVHDAVVVTARRDGIAELVGCYTGHAVARRDLVRALRTTLPIHLVPRRFLHLETMPLNANGKTDRRALRALADEEAADAASP, encoded by the coding sequence GTGAGCGGCACCCTCTACCAGGTGTTCGCCGACACCGCCGGCCGCAGGCCCGATGCTCCTGCCGTCGAACTGCCGGACCGGACCCTGACCTACCGTCGGCTCGGGCGCGCCGCGGAAGCGGTCGCGGAACTGATCCGGGACGCGCATCCCCGGGTCGCGCGAGTCGGACTGTACGCCTCCCGCAGCACCGTGGCCTTCGCCGGCTATCTGGCCGCACTCAGGCTCGGCGCCGCCGTCGTACCCTTCCATCCCGACTACCCCGACTCCCGCAACCGGCGCATCCGCGAACAGGCCGAGGTGGACCTGGTGGTGGCCGACGCGGCCGTGTGGAAGCGGCGCGGGCAGGAGTGGTCGGCCGGACTTGCCGTCCTGTCGCTGACCGACGACGACGTGCTGGCCGCGTCACCGAGCGGCCGCCTGCCGGCGTACCGGCCGGATCCCGAGCAGCTCGCCTATGTGCTGTTCACCTCGGGCACGACCGGTCGCCCCAAGGGCATACCGATCCGGCACCGCCAGGTCCTGCCCTTCGTCCGGCACTGCCTCGCCCGCTACGAGGTCGGCCCCGGGTGCCGCATGTCGCACACCTTCGATCTGACTTTCGACCCCTCCGTCCACGACCTCTTCGTCACCTGGGGCGGTGGAGCGGTACTGGTGGTGCCGGACCGGTCCGAGATGTTCAGCCCCGTCGACTACCTGACGCGCCGGCAGCTCACGCACTGGTTCTCCGTGCCCTCGGCCGTCTCGGTCAGCGGCCAGCTCGGGCAACTGCCCACCGGACGGGCGACAGCGCTGCGCCACAGCCATTTCGGCGGCGAACAACTCACCTACGACCAGGTACGGGCGTGGCGCGCGGTGGCACCCGGCACGCACATCGACAACGGGTACGGACCCAGCGAAGTCTCCGTCGGCTGTGCGGTGTTCCGATTGCCTCGGGACCCGCGGCAGTGGCCGCGCACCTCCAACGGAACTGTGCCCATCGGGGGCGTCTTCGACAGCCTGGAGCACCTGGTCATCGAGGAGACGGGTGAGCTGTGCGTGCGCGGACCCCAACGGTTCGACGGGTATCTGGACGCACGGGACGACGCCGGCCGCTTCCTGGGACACACGGGCACCGGCCGCCCCGCTCCCGAGCACTACTTCCGCACCGGCGACCGGGTCCGCCTCGAGCACGGACAGCTGGTCCATCTGGGGCGGCTGGACGACCAGGTGAAGATCCGGGGCCACCGGGTCGAACCGGGCGAGGTGGAGGCGGCGCTGCGGCAACTCCCCGATGTGCACGACGCCGTCGTGGTCACCGCCCGCCGCGACGGCATCGCCGAACTCGTCGGCTGCTACACCGGGCACGCTGTCGCGCGGCGCGACCTGGTGCGCGCCCTGCGCACGACACTGCCGATCCACCTGGTGCCCCGCCGGTTCCTGCACCTGGAGACCATGCCCCTCAACGCCAACGGCAAGACGGACCGGCGGGCGCTGCGGGCACTCGCCGACGAAGAGGCCGCCGATGCCGCGTCGCCCTGA
- a CDS encoding non-ribosomal peptide synthetase produces MGILRGVTTPFPAHSSIPVRFAEQVRARHGAVAVVDGEQSLTYAELDERSNRLAQLLRDRGVGAETRVGVLLERGHELVTAVLAVVKAGGAYMPVNPAYPRQRQQEMLADAEATVVVTEEEVRQAAVAGDTPDAALPAVGPDSLAYVLFTSGSTGRPKGVMIEHRSVLRLVCDTDYAELGPDERIAQVADPSFDVFTFEVWGALLNGGTLCVLPPDAILAPGELRRMLAAYRVTTLFLTSALFTEVMADRPDSFGGLRNLFVGGDTVSVSRARQLLESEPSVRPDRFLNAYGPTEATTYATCGLIESVPADATSVPIGGPIANTSCYVLDADLKPVPDGTAGELFIGGPGVARGYVGRPEETQERFLPDPFAAEDGARMYRTGDLVCSRGDGMLAFLGRVDNQVKIRGYRVEPGEVEAVLGAHPDVRQAAVVPDEATGERRLVAHVVPAEPGSTPTGLREFLAGRLPEWLIPSVFVISPSLPFTDSGKVDRAALPPVAANGPDASAVAPRTDLEREVAALAADILGLSSVGLTDDFFALGGHSLLAMRLLSRVNDTFAAEVELGDFLYDPTVLRLAAEVARDR; encoded by the coding sequence TTGGGCATATTGCGCGGTGTCACGACACCCTTCCCGGCCCACTCCTCGATCCCCGTGCGCTTTGCCGAACAGGTGCGGGCACGTCACGGGGCGGTCGCCGTCGTCGACGGTGAGCAGTCCCTCACGTACGCGGAGCTGGACGAGCGGTCGAACCGGCTCGCGCAACTGTTGCGCGACCGGGGCGTGGGCGCCGAGACCCGGGTGGGTGTGCTGCTGGAGCGCGGCCACGAGCTGGTCACGGCCGTCCTCGCGGTCGTCAAGGCGGGCGGCGCCTACATGCCCGTCAACCCGGCGTATCCACGGCAGCGGCAGCAGGAGATGCTGGCCGATGCCGAGGCGACGGTCGTCGTGACCGAGGAGGAGGTACGCCAGGCCGCCGTGGCCGGGGACACCCCTGACGCCGCCCTGCCCGCGGTGGGCCCCGACTCCCTGGCGTACGTCCTGTTCACCTCGGGATCGACCGGCAGGCCCAAGGGCGTCATGATCGAGCACCGCTCGGTGCTACGGCTGGTCTGCGACACCGACTATGCGGAACTCGGCCCCGACGAGCGTATCGCCCAGGTGGCCGACCCGTCGTTCGACGTCTTCACCTTCGAGGTGTGGGGGGCCCTGCTGAACGGTGGCACGCTCTGTGTGCTCCCCCCCGACGCGATCCTGGCCCCCGGCGAACTCCGGCGCATGCTGGCGGCGTACCGCGTCACCACCCTGTTTCTCACCTCGGCACTGTTCACCGAGGTGATGGCCGACCGTCCCGACAGCTTCGGCGGACTGAGGAACCTGTTCGTGGGCGGCGACACGGTGAGCGTCTCGCGGGCGCGTCAACTTCTCGAGAGCGAGCCGTCCGTGCGCCCCGACCGCTTCCTGAACGCTTACGGTCCCACCGAGGCCACCACCTACGCGACCTGCGGGCTGATCGAGTCGGTTCCGGCCGACGCCACGTCGGTACCGATCGGCGGGCCGATCGCGAACACCTCGTGTTACGTGCTCGACGCCGACCTGAAGCCGGTCCCCGACGGGACGGCCGGCGAGCTGTTCATCGGCGGGCCCGGTGTGGCCAGGGGATATGTGGGTCGGCCCGAGGAGACGCAGGAGCGCTTCCTGCCCGACCCCTTCGCAGCGGAGGACGGGGCGAGGATGTACCGCACCGGGGACCTGGTGTGCTCCCGCGGGGACGGGATGCTCGCGTTCCTGGGCCGCGTCGACAACCAGGTCAAGATCCGCGGCTACCGGGTGGAGCCGGGCGAGGTGGAGGCGGTTCTGGGCGCGCATCCGGACGTCAGGCAGGCGGCCGTGGTACCGGACGAGGCGACGGGCGAACGGAGGCTGGTGGCCCATGTGGTGCCGGCCGAGCCAGGGAGCACGCCGACCGGGTTGCGCGAGTTTCTCGCCGGGCGGCTGCCCGAGTGGCTGATTCCGTCCGTCTTCGTGATCTCGCCCAGCCTGCCCTTCACGGACAGTGGCAAGGTGGACCGGGCTGCGCTGCCGCCGGTTGCGGCGAACGGTCCGGACGCCTCCGCGGTGGCACCGCGCACCGACCTGGAGCGCGAAGTGGCCGCGCTCGCCGCGGACATCCTCGGTCTGAGCTCCGTGGGACTGACCGACGACTTCTTCGCGCTCGGCGGGCACTCGCTGCTGGCCATGCGGCTGCTGTCGCGCGTCAACGACACGTTCGCCGCGGAGGTCGAGCTGGGGGACTTCCTCTACGACCCGACGGTCCTCCGGCTGGCGGCCGAGGTGGCCCGTGACCGTTGA
- a CDS encoding condensation domain-containing protein, whose amino-acid sequence MTVDREVSSAQRKVWVLDRLHPGTAAYTVPLVYRIDGDLDLAVLERSLSEIVRRHDILRTVYRVRSGGVRQVALPAQPVSIPVVDVSGHEDPPAEARRLAAAESRRPFDLACGPVMRPLLLRSAPGRHLLCLTLHHIACDGWSLHVLERELSTCYRSWRVGRAPELPPLPEQYADFAEWQAARIADPALRPTLDHWRRRLADVPAPATLPADRPRPPVQSFAGGHVRFTVEPPVAERVGLLARACRATPFAVLLAAYAALVHVRGGGAEAVIGAPVTSRRRESDHRLIGMFVNTVVHRVDVSGAPTFRELVHRARDESRSAMAHRAAPFELLVEELNPVRDPGFNPLFQLMLGYQEAEESGLVLPGCEVERKFGDTATAKVDLSLTMTRDHERYTGRLEYNSDLFEATTAHSIAEQFRTLLATGTADPQLGIGTLGHGPGHALRNA is encoded by the coding sequence GTGACCGTTGACCGCGAGGTCTCGTCCGCGCAGCGGAAGGTGTGGGTCCTCGACCGGCTCCATCCGGGAACCGCCGCTTACACGGTGCCGCTCGTCTACCGGATCGACGGCGATCTGGACCTCGCGGTGCTGGAGCGGTCACTGAGCGAGATCGTCCGCAGACACGACATACTGCGCACGGTCTACCGGGTGCGGTCGGGTGGCGTACGCCAGGTCGCGCTGCCCGCGCAGCCGGTGAGCATCCCGGTCGTGGACGTCTCGGGCCACGAGGATCCGCCCGCCGAGGCGCGGCGGCTGGCCGCCGCGGAGAGCCGACGGCCCTTCGACCTCGCCTGCGGCCCGGTGATGCGGCCGCTGCTGCTGCGGTCGGCACCCGGTCGGCACCTGCTGTGCCTCACGCTCCACCACATCGCCTGCGACGGCTGGTCGCTGCATGTCCTGGAGCGCGAACTGTCCACCTGCTACCGGTCCTGGCGTGTCGGCCGGGCACCCGAACTCCCGCCACTGCCGGAGCAGTACGCCGACTTCGCCGAGTGGCAGGCCGCCCGTATCGCGGATCCGGCACTGCGACCGACGCTGGACCACTGGCGCAGACGTCTGGCCGACGTCCCCGCGCCCGCGACCCTCCCGGCCGACCGTCCGCGTCCGCCTGTGCAGAGCTTCGCGGGCGGCCATGTGCGGTTCACCGTCGAGCCGCCGGTCGCCGAGCGCGTCGGCCTGCTGGCCCGGGCCTGCCGTGCGACTCCGTTCGCCGTGCTGCTGGCGGCCTACGCGGCGCTCGTCCATGTACGGGGCGGCGGCGCCGAGGCCGTGATCGGCGCGCCGGTGACGAGCCGTCGGCGGGAAAGCGATCACCGGCTGATCGGGATGTTCGTGAACACCGTCGTCCACCGCGTGGACGTGTCGGGGGCGCCGACCTTCCGGGAACTGGTGCACAGGGCACGCGACGAGAGCAGGAGCGCGATGGCGCACCGGGCCGCGCCCTTCGAGCTGCTCGTCGAGGAGCTGAACCCGGTGCGGGACCCGGGGTTCAATCCGCTCTTCCAGCTCATGCTCGGCTACCAGGAGGCCGAGGAGAGCGGGTTGGTGCTGCCCGGTTGCGAGGTGGAGCGGAAGTTCGGCGACACCGCAACCGCCAAAGTCGACCTGTCGCTGACCATGACCCGCGACCACGAGCGCTACACCGGCCGCCTGGAGTACAACAGCGACCTCTTCGAGGCCACGACGGCGCACAGCATCGCCGAACAGTTCCGGACACTTCTCGCCACCGGCACCGCCGACCCACAGCTCGGGATCGGCACACTTGGCCACGGCCCCGGTCACGCCCTCCGAAACGCGTAG
- a CDS encoding methyltransferase, with protein MVNEFSYELGRRDISRFKERPPQDTFTAGDLEWDLLPDVWPGNAVATGLFTAWLPYEEAGSFLEVGCGTGVTAITAALRGCSRVCALDINPVAVENSRLNALRHGVGDRVTILKSNLFSELDVSNRFDLIYWNSPFIEAPADHRYESQIDYAAFDSGYAMHQKFFADAGRYLTEGGRVFLGFSETLGNPARLKDMAAQAGFSRSVYRREMLSLPVDASGARGSDSEDGRLQVDYVLYAFRRA; from the coding sequence ATGGTCAACGAGTTCAGTTATGAATTAGGCCGCCGGGACATCTCGCGGTTCAAGGAGCGCCCACCGCAGGACACGTTCACGGCAGGTGACCTGGAGTGGGATCTGCTGCCCGACGTCTGGCCGGGAAACGCCGTCGCCACCGGGCTGTTCACCGCGTGGCTGCCGTATGAGGAGGCCGGCTCCTTCCTCGAGGTCGGTTGCGGAACCGGGGTCACGGCGATCACGGCAGCGCTGCGCGGCTGTTCTCGCGTCTGCGCCCTCGACATCAACCCGGTGGCGGTCGAAAATTCCAGACTGAACGCCCTTCGTCATGGCGTGGGCGATAGGGTCACCATCCTGAAGAGCAATCTCTTCTCCGAGCTCGACGTGTCCAACCGGTTCGACCTCATCTACTGGAATTCGCCGTTCATCGAGGCTCCGGCCGACCATCGGTACGAGAGCCAGATCGATTACGCCGCCTTCGATTCCGGCTATGCCATGCACCAGAAGTTCTTCGCCGACGCGGGCCGCTATCTGACCGAGGGCGGGCGCGTGTTCCTGGGTTTCAGCGAAACCCTGGGAAACCCCGCACGGCTCAAGGATATGGCCGCACAGGCCGGATTCAGCAGGTCCGTGTACCGGCGAGAGATGCTCAGCCTGCCCGTCGACGCCTCCGGTGCCCGGGGCTCCGACAGCGAGGACGGCCGGCTGCAGGTGGACTACGTGCTCTACGCGTTTCGGAGGGCGTGA